The proteins below come from a single Plantactinospora sp. KBS50 genomic window:
- a CDS encoding xanthine dehydrogenase family protein molybdopterin-binding subunit, with product MSAAVGTAHTRLEGRDKVTGAARYAVEFPTEDVTYGWAVSARASRGRITHIDPAAALAVPGVLDVLHHGHAPRLAPDVDATLFLLQEPVVHYRGELIAVVVAQTLEAAREGARLVRIEYDTEPHSTLLTEHHPGLYRPDKVNPSYPTDTALGDFDAGFAAAEFRVDATYRTPAYHNNPMEPHATTARWQDGRLLVHDSNQGSAGVQTTLARLFGLPREAVRVINEHVGGGFGSKGYPKAAVVLTSLAARQVGRPVRLALTRRQLFGPVGYRTPTIQRIRIGADADGRIGAICHDAISQTSTISEFAEQTATYTRSMYAGRHRRTTHRLARLDVPTPFWMRAPGECPGAYALESAMDELATACGIDPVELRIRNDTAVDPEQGQPFSSRNLAGCLREGARRFGWADRDPTPGIRRDGRWLFGTGVTASSYPARSFPAAAAATADPDGTFEVRINAADIGTGARTALWQVAADTLAVPGDRVTIRIGDSALPPAGIAGGSMGTASWSWAVIRVCEQLRDKIRNSPDGAVPAEGLSVEVSTADEIAARPARPRFAYGAQFVEVRVDADTGEIRLNRMLGVFAAGRIVNPATARSQLIGGMTMGVSMALHEEGLLDERYGDWVNRDLATYHVSVCADIENIEAYWLPEEDPDLNPAGVKGIGEIGIVGAAAAVANAVHHATGIRVRDLPVRLDKLLHRLPGSISA from the coding sequence GTGAGCGCCGCCGTCGGCACGGCGCACACCCGGCTGGAGGGCCGGGACAAGGTGACCGGCGCCGCCCGGTACGCGGTCGAGTTTCCCACCGAGGACGTGACGTACGGCTGGGCCGTCTCCGCGCGCGCCAGCCGCGGCCGCATCACCCACATCGACCCCGCTGCGGCGCTGGCGGTGCCCGGAGTGCTCGACGTGCTGCACCACGGCCACGCGCCGCGGCTGGCCCCCGACGTCGACGCCACCCTGTTCCTGCTCCAGGAACCGGTCGTGCACTACCGGGGTGAACTGATCGCCGTCGTGGTGGCCCAGACCCTCGAAGCGGCCCGGGAGGGCGCCCGGCTGGTCCGCATCGAGTACGACACCGAACCGCACAGCACCCTGCTCACCGAACACCACCCGGGCCTGTACCGGCCGGACAAGGTCAACCCGAGTTACCCGACCGACACCGCCCTCGGCGACTTCGACGCGGGGTTCGCCGCCGCCGAGTTCCGTGTCGACGCCACCTACCGCACCCCGGCGTACCACAACAACCCGATGGAGCCGCACGCGACCACCGCCCGCTGGCAGGACGGGCGACTGCTGGTGCACGACTCCAACCAGGGCTCGGCCGGGGTGCAGACCACGCTTGCGCGACTGTTCGGGCTGCCCCGCGAGGCGGTCCGGGTGATCAACGAACACGTCGGCGGCGGCTTCGGCAGCAAGGGCTACCCCAAGGCGGCGGTGGTGCTCACCTCGCTCGCCGCCCGGCAGGTGGGCCGGCCGGTACGGCTCGCCCTGACCCGGCGGCAACTGTTCGGCCCGGTCGGCTACCGCACCCCCACCATCCAACGGATCCGCATCGGCGCCGACGCCGACGGCCGCATCGGCGCGATCTGCCACGACGCGATCAGCCAGACCTCGACGATCTCCGAGTTCGCCGAGCAGACCGCCACATACACCCGCAGCATGTACGCCGGCCGGCATCGCCGCACCACACACCGGCTGGCGCGGCTCGACGTGCCGACCCCGTTCTGGATGCGCGCCCCCGGCGAGTGCCCCGGCGCGTACGCGCTGGAGTCCGCGATGGACGAACTGGCGACCGCCTGCGGCATCGACCCGGTCGAACTGCGAATCCGCAACGACACCGCGGTCGACCCGGAGCAGGGCCAGCCGTTCAGCAGCCGCAACCTCGCCGGGTGCCTGCGCGAGGGCGCCCGCCGGTTCGGCTGGGCAGACCGGGACCCGACGCCCGGCATCCGACGCGACGGGCGGTGGCTGTTCGGCACCGGCGTCACCGCATCCAGCTACCCGGCCCGATCCTTCCCGGCCGCCGCGGCGGCCACCGCCGACCCCGACGGGACCTTCGAGGTACGCATCAACGCCGCCGACATCGGCACCGGTGCCCGCACCGCCCTGTGGCAGGTGGCCGCCGACACCCTGGCGGTGCCCGGTGACCGGGTGACGATCCGGATCGGCGACAGCGCGTTGCCGCCGGCCGGTATCGCCGGCGGCTCCATGGGCACCGCCTCCTGGAGTTGGGCGGTCATCCGCGTCTGCGAACAACTTCGCGACAAGATCCGGAACTCGCCCGACGGCGCCGTGCCGGCCGAGGGCCTGAGCGTCGAGGTGAGCACCGCCGACGAGATCGCCGCACGACCGGCCCGACCCCGGTTCGCCTACGGCGCCCAGTTCGTTGAGGTGCGCGTCGACGCCGACACCGGCGAGATCCGCCTCAACCGGATGCTCGGGGTGTTCGCCGCCGGCAGGATCGTGAACCCCGCCACCGCCCGCAGCCAGCTCATCGGCGGCATGACCATGGGCGTGTCGATGGCCCTGCACGAGGAGGGCCTGCTGGACGAGCGGTACGGCGACTGGGTCAACCGCGACCTGGCCACCTACCACGTCAGCGTCTGCGCCGACATCGAGAACAT
- a CDS encoding xanthine dehydrogenase family protein subunit M: MRPFRYHRPTEVAEAVALLDAEPEAAYLAGGTNLVDLMKLGVQRPDVLVDVTGLPMDTVRPLPDGGVRIGANVRNSDLAAHPVIRRDYPVLTRALLAAASGQLRNMATTGGNLLQRTRCGYFQDTGKACNKREPGTGCAARHGQNRDLAVLGWSEHCVATHPSDLAVALVALDAVIETHASHGPRQIPLTELHREPGDRPEQETTLPRGTLITAVHLPPSPLARRSAYHKARDRASFAFASGSVAAALELDGGVVRDVRLAYGAVAHRPWRAYRAEATLRGRPFTAELAAHAADVELAAARPLEHNAFKVPLIRNLTVRALTELAGQP; encoded by the coding sequence ATGAGGCCGTTCCGCTACCACCGGCCCACCGAGGTGGCCGAGGCCGTCGCCCTGCTCGACGCCGAGCCGGAGGCGGCCTACCTGGCCGGCGGCACCAACCTGGTGGACCTGATGAAACTCGGTGTGCAACGCCCGGACGTGCTGGTCGACGTGACCGGGCTGCCGATGGACACCGTGCGGCCGCTGCCCGACGGCGGCGTCCGCATCGGCGCGAACGTACGCAACAGCGATCTCGCCGCCCATCCCGTCATCCGGCGCGACTACCCGGTGCTCACCCGGGCGCTGCTCGCCGCCGCCTCCGGCCAGCTGCGCAACATGGCCACCACCGGCGGCAACCTGCTGCAACGCACCCGCTGCGGCTACTTCCAGGACACCGGCAAGGCGTGCAACAAGCGGGAACCCGGCACGGGCTGCGCGGCCCGCCACGGCCAGAACCGCGACCTGGCGGTGCTCGGCTGGTCCGAGCACTGCGTGGCCACCCATCCGTCGGACCTGGCCGTCGCCCTGGTCGCACTCGACGCCGTGATCGAGACGCACGCGTCACACGGCCCTCGGCAGATCCCCCTCACCGAACTGCACCGCGAGCCCGGCGACCGGCCAGAGCAGGAAACCACCCTGCCCCGGGGCACGCTCATCACCGCCGTACACCTGCCGCCGTCGCCGCTGGCCCGCCGATCGGCGTACCACAAGGCCCGCGACCGGGCGTCGTTCGCCTTCGCCAGCGGCTCCGTGGCGGCCGCCCTGGAACTGGACGGCGGCGTGGTCCGCGACGTCCGGCTGGCGTACGGGGCCGTGGCGCACCGCCCGTGGCGGGCGTACCGGGCGGAGGCCACCCTGCGCGGCCGGCCGTTCACCGCCGAACTGGCCGCCCACGCCGCGGACGTCGAGCTTGCCGCGGCCCGTCCCCTGGAACACAACGCCTTCAAAGTGCCGTTGATCCGCAACCTCACCGTGCGGGCGCTGACCGAACTGGCCGGGCAGCCGTGA
- a CDS encoding 2Fe-2S iron-sulfur cluster-binding protein: MRSECQRDNPAAGDRSCRVRLTVNDDEHDLTLDNRTTLLDALRERLGLTGSKKGCDHGQCGSCTVLLDGRRVKSCLILAVTLDDRRVVTVEGLADADDLAPIQAAFIAHDAFQCGYCTPGQLCSAQGMVDEAARGWPSAVTADLTAPVQLTDAEIRERMSGNLCRCAAYPNIVAAVREAATR, encoded by the coding sequence GTGCGCAGCGAATGCCAGAGGGACAATCCGGCAGCCGGTGACCGGTCGTGCCGAGTCCGGCTCACCGTCAACGACGACGAGCACGACCTGACCCTGGACAACCGGACCACCCTGCTGGACGCCCTGCGCGAACGGCTCGGCCTGACCGGCAGCAAGAAGGGCTGCGACCACGGCCAGTGCGGCTCCTGCACCGTGCTGCTCGACGGCCGGCGGGTCAAGAGCTGCCTGATCCTGGCCGTGACCTTGGACGACCGCAGGGTGGTCACGGTGGAAGGGCTCGCCGACGCCGATGACCTCGCCCCGATCCAGGCCGCCTTCATCGCCCACGACGCCTTCCAGTGCGGCTACTGCACCCCGGGCCAGCTCTGTTCCGCGCAGGGCATGGTCGACGAGGCGGCCCGCGGTTGGCCCAGCGCGGTGACCGCCGACCTGACCGCGCCCGTGCAGCTCACCGACGCGGAGATCCGGGAACGGATGAGCGGAAACCTGTGCCGCTGTGCGGCGTACCCGAACATCGTGGCCGCGGTCCGCGAGGCGGCCACCCGATGA
- a CDS encoding XdhC family protein: MREVLAAAHDWRQRGISFGLATVVASSAGSVTGPGDLLAVDAAGDVRGGIPAGCVEAAVLDATTETLRTGRARLARYPVGGDGPWPARPGCGGTIEVLLRRVTADGRTARALAALAGPDPVTVATVVGGHAPFAAELLIRRDRTEGTLGTADLDGWAAGQAADHAAGQAAGLPGGAVVLRHGARPGVRVLFQVTRAAPRMLLFGATAVAAALARLGADLGYRVVVCDPRPAFATAARMPDAHEVQRAWPHRLLATTPVTPDTVLCLLGHDPRYEIPLLRAALATPAGYLAVLGSRGAHEARLSRLRAGGVPAAQLARLRAPAGLDLGGHRPTETALAIAAELVAWRHGGTGRPLAELTGPIHPAPAGPPAPAGVPVAAVR; this comes from the coding sequence ATGCGTGAGGTTCTGGCCGCGGCCCACGACTGGCGACAGCGAGGGATCTCCTTCGGACTGGCCACCGTGGTGGCCAGCAGCGCGGGCAGCGTCACCGGCCCCGGCGACCTGCTCGCCGTGGACGCCGCCGGCGACGTGCGCGGGGGCATCCCGGCCGGCTGCGTCGAGGCAGCGGTGCTCGACGCCACGACGGAGACCCTGCGCACCGGACGGGCCCGGTTGGCCCGCTACCCGGTGGGCGGCGACGGACCGTGGCCGGCCCGACCCGGCTGCGGCGGGACCATCGAGGTGCTCCTGCGCCGGGTGACCGCCGACGGGCGGACCGCACGTGCCCTGGCCGCGCTCGCCGGGCCGGACCCGGTCACCGTGGCGACCGTCGTCGGCGGCCACGCGCCCTTCGCCGCCGAACTGCTGATCCGTCGCGACCGTACCGAAGGCACCCTCGGCACCGCGGACCTGGACGGATGGGCCGCCGGGCAGGCCGCCGACCACGCCGCCGGGCAGGCCGCCGGGCTGCCGGGCGGGGCGGTCGTGCTGCGCCACGGTGCCCGCCCCGGCGTACGGGTGCTGTTCCAGGTGACGCGGGCCGCGCCGCGGATGCTGTTGTTCGGCGCGACCGCCGTCGCCGCGGCGCTCGCCCGCCTCGGCGCGGACCTCGGCTACCGGGTCGTCGTCTGCGATCCGCGGCCCGCGTTCGCCACCGCGGCCCGGATGCCCGACGCGCACGAGGTGCAGCGGGCCTGGCCGCACCGCCTGCTGGCCACCACGCCGGTCACGCCGGACACGGTGCTCTGTCTGCTCGGCCACGACCCCCGGTACGAGATCCCGCTGCTACGCGCGGCGCTGGCCACCCCCGCCGGATACCTCGCGGTGCTCGGCAGCCGCGGCGCCCACGAGGCCCGGCTGTCCCGGCTGCGCGCCGGCGGGGTGCCCGCGGCGCAACTGGCCCGGTTGCGGGCGCCCGCCGGGCTCGACCTCGGCGGACACCGCCCGACCGAGACCGCCCTGGCGATCGCCGCCGAGCTGGTCGCGTGGCGCCACGGCGGCACCGGCCGGCCGCTGGCCGAGCTGACCGGCCCGATCCACCCGGCCCCGGCCGGCCCTCCGGCCCCGGCCGGCGTCCCGGTGGCGGCGGTACGGTGA
- a CDS encoding NTP transferase domain-containing protein, which produces MTVAGLLLAAGAGRRLGQPKAFVECEGEPLVRRAVRLLRVGGCDPVHVVVGADAHRLPPLPGTVAVVNPRWRDGLGGSLLRGLRSLPPAAHAVVVVLVDQPWLSPTAVRRVRQAHTAGASVAVATYAGQPGHPVLLSRATWPLLAPYATGDRGARDFLRARADLVTRVPCDGSPEDLDTPADLARARGTWDRDVIG; this is translated from the coding sequence GTGACGGTCGCCGGGCTGCTGCTGGCCGCCGGCGCCGGACGCCGCCTCGGCCAGCCGAAAGCCTTCGTCGAGTGCGAGGGCGAGCCACTGGTCCGAAGGGCGGTCCGGCTGTTGCGGGTCGGCGGCTGCGACCCGGTGCATGTCGTGGTCGGCGCGGACGCCCACCGGCTGCCTCCGCTGCCGGGCACGGTTGCGGTGGTCAACCCGCGCTGGCGAGACGGCCTCGGCGGCTCGCTGCTGCGGGGCCTACGCTCGCTGCCGCCGGCCGCCCACGCCGTCGTGGTGGTGCTCGTCGATCAGCCCTGGCTGAGCCCGACGGCGGTCCGCCGGGTCCGCCAGGCGCACACGGCCGGCGCATCCGTCGCCGTTGCCACCTACGCCGGCCAACCCGGCCATCCGGTACTGCTCAGCCGCGCCACCTGGCCGCTGCTCGCGCCGTACGCGACCGGAGATCGGGGAGCCCGCGACTTCCTCCGGGCGCGGGCCGACCTCGTGACCCGGGTGCCCTGCGACGGCTCGCCCGAGGACCTGGACACCCCGGCCGACCTGGCCCGAGCCCGAGGGACCTGGGACAGGGACGTCATCGGGTAG
- a CDS encoding HAD family phosphatase: MKKYILFDHDGVLVDTEFWYYKAGERALVDIGLTLDKEQYVRDMNQGSGTWAQARAAGIDEQTIGRQRAVRDAYYQEYLRTEAIDIDGVVDALAELSRYVRMAIVTTAKRADFEIIHEKRQISRYMDFVLVREDYRLAKPHPEPYLTGLKRLGAGRAETLVVEDSLRGLNSAVAAGIDCVIVHNEFTRSHDFSAASHRIDTLIELTEIIRR, translated from the coding sequence GTGAAGAAGTACATACTCTTCGACCACGACGGCGTCCTGGTGGACACCGAGTTCTGGTACTACAAGGCCGGGGAGCGCGCCCTGGTCGACATTGGTCTGACCCTGGACAAGGAGCAGTACGTCCGGGACATGAACCAGGGATCGGGCACCTGGGCCCAGGCCAGGGCGGCAGGCATCGACGAACAGACCATCGGCAGGCAGCGCGCGGTCCGGGATGCCTACTACCAGGAGTACCTCAGGACAGAGGCCATCGACATCGACGGCGTCGTCGACGCGCTTGCCGAACTGTCGAGGTACGTCCGGATGGCCATCGTGACCACGGCGAAGCGGGCGGATTTCGAGATCATCCACGAGAAGCGCCAGATCAGCAGGTACATGGACTTCGTCCTGGTACGCGAGGACTACCGTCTCGCCAAGCCGCACCCGGAGCCGTATCTGACCGGGTTGAAGCGCCTCGGCGCCGGCAGAGCCGAGACGCTTGTCGTCGAGGATTCACTCAGGGGGCTGAACTCGGCCGTGGCGGCCGGCATCGACTGCGTCATCGTCCACAACGAGTTCACCAGGTCGCACGACTTCTCGGCGGCCAGCCATCGAATCGACACCCTGATCGAGCTGACGGAGATCATCCGTCGCTGA
- a CDS encoding FAD-dependent monooxygenase — protein sequence MRILISGASIAGPVLAYWLTRHGFSVTVVERAPELRRTGGHAVDLFRPAVDISEKMGVLPDIEERATGTKWMTIHREGAGRPVRVDLSKIFGATSERHVEIMRDDLSEIYHRSTRDDVEYLFGDSITAISPDGEVRFEHGPARRFDAVIGADGLHSNVRRLVFGDESRYSSFIGAYLAVLTLPNAADLDAEFVLHVGVGRTAGMYGARHLDEARAVFLFRSEREIDYHHRDVPRQKELLRGAFTGLHPEVDRWLDELDRTPAFYFDSITQLRLDNWSRGRVTLVGDAGYCPGPAVGGSTSLAVIGAYVLAGELARAGGDHERAFPAYERAMADNVRGSRAVALSAAKALIPRSRLGVRGLVQVTRLVSALPAGPSRALLRLSTKSARVYDSMTIDDYPPAGQDPA from the coding sequence GTGCGGATCCTGATCTCGGGCGCCAGCATCGCCGGCCCGGTGCTGGCCTACTGGCTCACCCGGCACGGCTTCTCCGTCACGGTCGTCGAACGGGCGCCGGAACTGCGCAGGACCGGTGGCCACGCGGTCGACCTGTTCCGGCCGGCGGTGGACATCTCCGAAAAGATGGGCGTCCTGCCCGACATCGAGGAGCGCGCCACCGGCACGAAGTGGATGACCATCCACCGGGAGGGCGCCGGCCGCCCGGTCCGGGTGGACCTTTCCAAGATCTTCGGCGCCACCTCCGAGCGGCACGTCGAGATCATGCGGGACGACCTGAGCGAGATCTACCACCGGAGCACCCGAGACGACGTCGAATACCTCTTCGGCGACTCGATCACCGCGATCTCCCCCGACGGCGAGGTGCGGTTCGAGCACGGCCCGGCGCGCCGGTTCGACGCCGTGATCGGCGCCGACGGGCTGCACTCCAACGTGCGCCGGCTCGTCTTCGGCGACGAGTCCCGGTACAGCTCCTTCATCGGGGCGTACCTGGCGGTGCTGACCCTGCCCAACGCGGCCGACCTGGACGCCGAGTTCGTCCTGCACGTCGGCGTCGGCCGCACCGCCGGCATGTACGGCGCCCGGCACCTCGACGAGGCGCGGGCCGTGTTCCTGTTCCGCAGCGAGCGCGAGATCGACTACCACCACCGCGACGTGCCGCGGCAGAAGGAACTGCTGCGCGGCGCCTTCACCGGCCTGCACCCCGAGGTGGACCGCTGGCTGGACGAACTCGACCGCACCCCGGCGTTCTACTTCGACTCGATCACCCAGCTGCGGCTGGACAACTGGTCGCGGGGGAGGGTGACGCTCGTCGGCGACGCCGGCTACTGCCCGGGTCCGGCCGTGGGCGGCAGCACCAGCCTCGCCGTCATCGGCGCGTACGTGCTCGCCGGGGAACTGGCCCGCGCGGGCGGCGACCACGAGCGCGCCTTCCCGGCGTACGAACGGGCGATGGCCGACAACGTGCGCGGCAGTCGCGCGGTGGCGCTCAGCGCGGCGAAGGCGCTGATTCCGCGGTCCCGCCTCGGCGTGCGGGGACTGGTCCAGGTCACCCGCCTGGTCTCCGCGCTGCCCGCGGGGCCGAGCCGGGCGCTGCTGCGACTGAGCACGAAGAGCGCCCGCGTCTACGACTCCATGACCATCGACGACTACCCGCCGGCGGGCCAGGATCCGGCGTGA
- a CDS encoding TetR/AcrR family transcriptional regulator, which translates to MRRPSDTKQRILDVARDLFARQGVQRTSLQEIAERLGITKPALYYHFPSREDLVRSIVQPIIDEEEAFLQSLEALDEVEPRALLEGYFDFHYRHRREMVLMLSELTTLADLGLIDHVMAWRERLMKLLFGPDPTLEQATRAVIALGGLQDCTIQFAEIPWQELRGAAVDGACAALGIEPRPGPAAEPVK; encoded by the coding sequence ATGCGACGGCCCTCCGACACCAAGCAGCGGATCCTGGACGTCGCCCGCGACCTCTTCGCCCGGCAGGGCGTGCAGCGGACCAGCCTGCAGGAGATCGCCGAGCGGCTGGGTATCACCAAGCCGGCGCTCTACTACCACTTTCCCTCGCGGGAGGACCTGGTCCGCAGCATCGTGCAGCCGATCATCGACGAGGAGGAGGCGTTCCTGCAGAGCCTGGAGGCACTCGACGAGGTCGAGCCGCGCGCCCTGCTGGAGGGCTACTTCGACTTCCACTACCGGCACCGCCGGGAGATGGTGCTCATGCTCAGCGAGCTGACCACGCTCGCCGATCTCGGCCTGATCGACCACGTGATGGCCTGGCGCGAGCGGCTGATGAAGCTGCTGTTCGGACCCGACCCGACACTCGAACAGGCCACCCGGGCCGTGATCGCCCTGGGCGGCCTCCAGGACTGCACGATCCAGTTCGCCGAGATCCCGTGGCAGGAGTTGCGCGGGGCGGCCGTCGACGGCGCGTGCGCGGCGCTGGGCATCGAGCCACGGCCGGGCCCCGCAGCGGAACCGGTGAAATAA